GGCGATGTATCAGCTGATGGTACCAACTATCTGATTGCTGGTGCAGCCGTTGTTGCTCTGGTTGGAACTGCTTTCCCTATCTTCTTCTCTCGCAAGGACACGTAATTAAAcccattcctttttttttctctgtgtTTAAAATTGCACTATAATAAATTGAGCCCTTAGGGTGTTTCTATGTTGTGGTTTTTATTTCAGATGTCCTGAATGTGACGGGGCTGGCTTTGTTCGTAAAGCTGGAGCAACATTGAGGGCAAATGCTGCACGAAAGGACCAGGCTCAAATCGTATGCGCTCGTTGTAATGGGCTTGGAAAATTGAACCAAATTGACAAATGAATACCTTTGATTCCgtgattttaatccaaattcCTGGTGTAAAGTCCAAAGACCCTATCTTTTACTGAACTCAGAAATTTCTCTGCAGTTCACACAAGTTTAAATTGTTGAATGTCCTCCTCCACGTgtaacttatatataaataacagaAACATCTTTGATGTTAATCATTCTTAGTTCGTTTTTCTGTCTCGTTCTATACTTGATGGAACAGTTTCAGTTTCTATAATAAGATTTCTCCATTTTTATATAGTTGCAAATGCTTCAAGCTTGGTGGCTTGAGCAAGTAATGTTGCAATTTatcaggaaaaagaaaagattaaagaaacCAAGAACCTTCCAATTGACAGCCAAAATTCCTTGTGGTTTATATATGACGTGTTGATCATACTGGGATTTTGAATATTCTTGTAATAATGTCGAAACGGGAAATGCCATGATCTCCGTTTTAAATAACATTCTTCATATACATGGgtgatgaaaatatatgtaatataaaaattggataATATAGATGATGAGAAGATAAATGTTGATACAGAAGGCCCAATTGTATATAATTTGGAGATGGAATTCGGGGTCAAATCTCCAGGCTTGAAAAACTTCACCTGATTGAACTCTTCTTTAAGATAAGAGCGTTGCAATTTATTATCATGATTTCTAGAACCGGATTTGCTTAGATTAGTAtatctgattagtttaattgtTCAACAAATGTAGCTTATAAATCCTCCCTACTACAAACTTCCCTAGTTCCCAAGCAAAGACAGCCCAATATCAAAGAGGGAAAAACAAGGTTCCAACGTCACAAATATTAATCCCCACAAGTTGGGATTTCCTTAAAATACATGGTTTCTATGTAAGCTACCtgcaataaatatatatattattcaatgACAGCGGTTCCATGCACGAAGAAGTTTATAGCATTAAGGACATCTACATTCTGTCATCTCCTTATCTTTCGGGCGTCATCATAAACTAAAGTAGAAGAAACCAAAGCAACCTCTTCTTCTTGTTTGTGGTTCCATCATAGAAAACGCTCCCGCGACGGGTAATTAACTCAGTTGTATGTTtgttgttcaaaaaaaaaaaaaaaaaacttagttgTATCTCTGAGTTGGGAATATAGTGTTAAGAGACGATGAAAGGGTATGATGTGGAAGGGGATGATGATGCATTCCAAACAAACGATGAAAGGGTATGCGTTAACGTTGATAATGGTGAGGATGATGAGAGTACAGAATCTGAGACAGGCTCCCCATCTCCAAATTCATCCCCTAATTGCCTTCAACTAAACCATTCACCTTCATGGCCTCAAAGCTACAggttctcttctttcttctttttcttttccctttcctcTCTCAATTTCCAATGCTTAGAGCTAGCGTTGTTATTCAACAATTTACAACTAATGTGCTTAGGATCGACAACAAAAAATCTTTCTGAATCGAAGCTTTACACtattaatcaaaattcatatagatAATAGTTGTCAATAACTTAATATACAACTAATTGAAACACatatatttttgctaattttttaaaggttaatatttgatatacTATCAATTAACCATAAAAAACCACCT
The window above is part of the Gossypium raimondii isolate GPD5lz chromosome 9, ASM2569854v1, whole genome shotgun sequence genome. Proteins encoded here:
- the LOC105799840 gene encoding uncharacterized protein LOC105799840; amino-acid sequence: MASLQVLHATNLKQSPLQGFLPLSSRYAVAAPLKSTVLSRTKTKGQKNQKRSLTVVAAVGDVSADGTNYLIAGAAVVALVGTAFPIFFSRKDTCPECDGAGFVRKAGATLRANAARKDQAQIVCARCNGLGKLNQIDK